Proteins encoded within one genomic window of Thiothrix litoralis:
- a CDS encoding reverse transcriptase family protein yields MSQLTRQQLYDKIKETSKDEVILSEMKRLGYWKEDAQPTLAESLIKRRGDLQRQINALSAQITDPKAALKAIHQERMAAARQQRIDTKVKREVTRFHRAQAWHEKQQNHIHYLGDAAGFKPSAAADVSDAERLHSLGLPVYSNAAELAEGMGITLNELRFLTYSNQVSRVCHYQHFAMQKKSGGTRLISAPMPRLKRLQYWVLDNILQPLELTEQAHGFVKGRSIVSNAQPHLAQKVVINLDLKDFFPTVTYPRIKGTFAQLGYNHEVASLLALLCSEADTQTVEMDGQRYYLNSTSRRLPQGAPTSPALSNVICRTLDKRLQGLASKHGFAYTRYADDLTFSGTQADAIPALLYSTKATVTAEGFHLHPDKTRIMKQGSKQEVTGIVVNQHLSLDNKKLKQFRALLFQIDKDGYAGKSWGNGYNLLSNIKSYAHYVRMVNPAKGSQFLEQISAIQQKHGKPEQATKFSNTQFRERAAQGKLPLDTMRVAPIKPPPTLDELIQHRDVLPQVQEIIGGKS; encoded by the coding sequence ATGAGCCAACTCACCCGCCAGCAACTCTATGACAAGATCAAAGAAACCTCCAAGGATGAAGTTATCCTCAGCGAGATGAAACGGCTGGGTTACTGGAAGGAAGACGCACAGCCAACGCTGGCCGAATCCCTGATCAAACGCCGTGGCGATTTGCAACGCCAGATCAACGCCTTATCCGCCCAGATTACCGACCCTAAAGCTGCCCTCAAAGCGATTCACCAAGAACGCATGGCCGCCGCCCGCCAGCAACGCATTGATACCAAAGTCAAACGCGAAGTCACCCGCTTCCATCGCGCACAGGCTTGGCATGAAAAGCAGCAAAACCACATCCACTACCTTGGCGATGCTGCCGGGTTCAAACCCTCTGCCGCCGCTGACGTGTCAGACGCGGAACGCCTGCACAGCCTTGGCCTACCCGTCTATTCCAATGCTGCCGAACTCGCGGAAGGCATGGGCATTACCCTCAACGAATTGCGCTTTCTGACCTACAGCAATCAAGTTTCGCGGGTTTGCCACTACCAGCATTTCGCGATGCAGAAAAAATCCGGCGGTACACGCCTGATTTCCGCCCCCATGCCGCGTTTGAAACGCCTGCAATACTGGGTGCTGGATAATATCCTGCAACCGCTGGAACTCACCGAACAGGCGCACGGTTTCGTCAAAGGCCGCAGCATTGTCAGCAATGCCCAGCCGCATCTGGCGCAAAAAGTCGTGATCAATCTCGATCTGAAAGACTTTTTCCCCACCGTTACCTACCCGCGTATCAAAGGCACTTTCGCGCAACTCGGCTATAACCACGAAGTCGCCTCCCTGCTGGCGCTGCTGTGTTCCGAAGCCGATACCCAAACCGTGGAAATGGATGGGCAACGCTATTACCTGAACAGCACCAGCCGCCGCCTGCCGCAAGGCGCACCCACCAGCCCTGCCCTGAGCAACGTGATTTGCCGCACGCTGGACAAACGCCTGCAAGGTCTGGCGAGCAAACATGGCTTTGCCTACACCCGTTACGCCGACGATTTGACCTTTTCTGGCACACAGGCTGATGCTATCCCCGCCCTGCTCTATTCAACCAAGGCTACCGTGACCGCAGAAGGTTTCCACCTGCACCCAGACAAAACCCGCATCATGAAACAGGGTAGCAAACAGGAAGTCACCGGCATCGTCGTCAACCAGCACCTCTCGCTGGATAACAAAAAGCTCAAGCAATTCCGCGCCCTGCTGTTCCAGATCGACAAGGATGGTTACGCCGGTAAAAGCTGGGGCAACGGTTACAACCTGCTCTCCAATATCAAAAGCTATGCCCATTACGTGCGCATGGTGAACCCAGCAAAAGGCAGCCAGTTTTTAGAACAGATTAGCGCCATCCAGCAAAAGCACGGCAAACCCGAACAAGCAACGAAGTTCAGCAACACCCAATTCCGCGAACGTGCCGCGCAAGGCAAACTGCCGCTGGACACCATGCGCGTTGCCCCCATCAAGCCACCACCAACGCTGGATGAGCTGATCCAGCACCGCGATGTATTGCCGCAAGTCCAAGAAATAATCGGAGGTAAGTCATGA
- a CDS encoding ABC transporter permease: MSLLFKHWQQRWRMPELRLLLLALIVSVTVVTAVGFFTSRVENAMQAQARQLLGGDLVLTSARPLDAAYVQRAKTVGLETAETVSFPSMASAGDKLQLAQLKAVSSGYPLRGDLKTAPAPDAPEVASNGQLPAKGEIWAEARLFAELAVQPGASVTLGRSTFTLTRVLTQEPDRSSNLFQLAPVVLMNLDDLKATELLSPASRARFNQLFAGKAAVIKTFQQALEPQLKPTERIRTLEDDLSSVQQTLQRSGRFLGLAALLSVVLAGAAVVLTSASLMRRELPAVAVLKAMGMSRRQVLFDHAFSLLLTALLAAVIGVLLGLVLQFALAEWLSRFVGKDLPAPSLMPIVTGVLTAVVLLLGFALPQLLRLVNTSPMQILQGALQRPQQSLWWVVGCLLLAVFGLLWLQSRDLPLAGMLLLGLLAGTGLFWLLASGALRLVQAFGKRIGAGWIPALGRSRRAVLLVVVFATGLFALLLLTTVRTDLLDRWAETLPADAPDHFLINIQPAEAEPLTRFFDAHAVKLNLYPMIRGRLVEVNDKPVKPDDYENQRAQNLLEREFNLSSFAEFPASNALLEGKWFAKGEKGLSIEQGIGEMLRFGIGDKLTFDIAGQRFSDTVTSVREVRWDSMQPNFFVIAAPGSVTDMPQTLITSIHLGDKKPLITEMIHQFPSVTAIDVGAILTQVRSLVTQAGLAVQGIFVFTLIAGVVVLIAALQSQKAERRREIAILKSLGAGRALLRQRIWGEFLLLGALAGVLAGLLALTAGNLLAYYLFDLDINLNLWPLVVSSVIGSVLVGIAGYWNLRGLLTVLPLSLLKS; encoded by the coding sequence ATGAGTTTGCTGTTTAAACACTGGCAGCAACGCTGGCGGATGCCGGAGCTGCGTTTGCTGCTGTTGGCGCTGATTGTGTCCGTCACCGTGGTCACAGCCGTGGGTTTTTTCACCAGCCGGGTGGAAAACGCCATGCAAGCGCAAGCCCGCCAATTACTGGGGGGTGATTTGGTGCTGACTTCGGCGCGTCCGCTGGATGCGGCTTATGTGCAACGCGCCAAAACCGTGGGACTGGAAACGGCGGAAACGGTCAGTTTTCCGAGCATGGCTTCCGCTGGCGACAAGTTGCAATTGGCGCAATTGAAAGCAGTGTCTAGCGGCTACCCGCTGCGAGGCGATTTGAAAACCGCGCCCGCGCCGGATGCGCCAGAAGTCGCTTCCAACGGGCAACTACCCGCAAAAGGTGAAATCTGGGCAGAAGCCCGCTTGTTTGCGGAACTGGCGGTGCAACCGGGCGCAAGTGTTACCTTGGGGCGCAGCACCTTCACCCTGACGCGGGTCTTGACCCAAGAACCTGACCGTAGCAGCAACCTGTTCCAGCTTGCCCCCGTGGTGCTGATGAATCTGGATGATTTGAAGGCGACGGAATTACTCTCGCCTGCTAGCCGCGCCCGTTTCAACCAGTTGTTTGCAGGCAAGGCGGCGGTGATCAAAACATTCCAGCAAGCGTTGGAGCCGCAGCTTAAACCGACCGAACGCATCCGCACGTTGGAGGATGATTTGTCGTCGGTGCAGCAGACGTTGCAGCGTTCCGGGCGTTTTCTGGGGCTGGCGGCTTTGTTGAGTGTGGTGCTGGCAGGGGCGGCGGTGGTGCTGACTTCCGCGAGTTTGATGCGGCGTGAACTGCCAGCGGTGGCAGTGTTGAAAGCAATGGGGATGTCGCGGCGGCAAGTGCTGTTTGACCATGCGTTTTCCTTGTTGCTGACGGCGTTGTTGGCGGCTGTTATCGGCGTGTTGCTGGGGCTGGTGTTGCAGTTTGCGCTGGCGGAATGGTTAAGCCGCTTTGTGGGTAAGGATTTGCCTGCGCCGAGCTTGATGCCGATTGTCACCGGAGTGCTGACGGCGGTGGTGCTGTTGCTGGGGTTTGCCTTGCCGCAGTTGTTGCGTTTGGTGAATACCTCGCCGATGCAGATTTTGCAAGGGGCATTGCAACGCCCGCAGCAGTCGCTGTGGTGGGTGGTCGGCTGCTTGTTGCTGGCCGTTTTCGGGTTGCTGTGGTTGCAATCGCGGGATTTGCCGTTGGCGGGAATGCTGTTGCTGGGCTTGTTGGCGGGCACGGGGTTGTTCTGGTTATTGGCAAGCGGCGCATTGCGGTTGGTGCAAGCATTTGGCAAACGGATCGGCGCGGGCTGGATTCCGGCGCTGGGGCGTTCCCGTCGGGCGGTGTTACTGGTGGTGGTATTTGCGACCGGGTTGTTTGCGTTGCTGCTGCTGACCACGGTGCGTACCGATTTGCTGGATCGTTGGGCGGAAACCTTACCGGCGGATGCGCCTGACCATTTCCTGATTAATATCCAGCCTGCGGAGGCGGAGCCGTTGACGCGCTTTTTTGATGCACACGCGGTGAAGCTGAATCTGTATCCGATGATTCGGGGGCGCTTGGTGGAAGTTAATGATAAGCCCGTGAAGCCTGATGATTACGAAAACCAGCGGGCGCAGAATTTGTTGGAACGTGAGTTTAATTTGTCGTCCTTTGCGGAATTTCCGGCAAGTAATGCCTTGCTGGAAGGCAAGTGGTTTGCTAAAGGGGAAAAGGGCTTGTCGATTGAGCAGGGTATCGGTGAAATGTTGCGGTTTGGCATAGGTGACAAGCTGACTTTCGATATTGCCGGGCAGCGTTTCAGCGATACCGTGACCAGCGTGCGTGAAGTCCGTTGGGACAGTATGCAGCCGAATTTCTTTGTGATTGCAGCACCCGGTAGTGTGACGGATATGCCGCAAACCCTGATTACCAGCATTCATCTGGGTGATAAAAAGCCGCTGATTACGGAAATGATTCACCAATTCCCTAGCGTGACGGCGATTGATGTGGGGGCGATTTTGACGCAGGTGCGTTCCTTGGTGACGCAGGCTGGCCTCGCGGTGCAGGGCATTTTCGTGTTTACCCTGATTGCCGGGGTGGTGGTATTAATTGCGGCGTTGCAATCGCAAAAGGCTGAGCGGCGGCGTGAGATTGCCATCCTCAAATCGTTGGGGGCAGGGCGTGCGCTGCTGCGGCAGCGTATCTGGGGGGAATTTTTGTTGCTGGGGGCGTTGGCGGGGGTATTGGCCGGGCTGCTGGCGTTGACGGCAGGGAATTTACTGGCTTACTACCTGTTTGATCTGGATATTAACCTGAATCTGTGGCCGTTAGTGGTCAGCAGTGTGATTGGCAGCGTATTGGTGGGCATTGCAGGTTACTGGAATTTAAGGGGGTTGCTGACAGTATTGCCGTTGTCCTTGTTGAAAAGCTGA
- a CDS encoding ABC transporter ATP-binding protein, translating to MNKIAIQTNDLVKTIPQAGRELHILRGISLTIDSGESVAITGLSGSGKSTLLGLLAGLDLPSHGSVKLFGQPLDGLDEDQRAALRLGRVGFVFQSFHLLENLTALENVMLPLELGTQAGDRTALATQALQQVGLAERMGHFPNQLSGGEQQRVALARAFVTRPQILFADEPTGNLDRTTGHEITELLFALQEQFHTTLVLVTHDETLAARCQTHYRLVEGALA from the coding sequence ATGAACAAAATAGCTATTCAAACCAACGATCTGGTGAAAACCATCCCTCAAGCGGGGCGTGAATTACACATTCTCCGTGGCATTAGCCTGACGATTGACAGCGGCGAGTCGGTGGCGATTACCGGCCTGTCCGGTTCGGGGAAAAGTACCTTGCTGGGTTTACTGGCAGGTTTGGACTTGCCCAGCCATGGTTCGGTCAAGCTCTTCGGGCAGCCGCTGGATGGTTTGGATGAAGACCAGCGTGCCGCCTTGCGTTTGGGGCGGGTCGGCTTCGTGTTCCAATCGTTTCATTTGCTGGAGAACCTCACGGCCTTGGAAAACGTCATGCTGCCGCTGGAATTGGGCACGCAAGCCGGTGATCGTACCGCTTTAGCCACGCAAGCTCTGCAACAAGTTGGGCTGGCGGAACGCATGGGGCATTTCCCCAACCAGCTTTCCGGCGGTGAACAACAGCGGGTTGCTTTGGCGCGAGCTTTTGTGACTCGCCCGCAAATCCTGTTCGCGGATGAGCCAACCGGCAACCTTGACCGTACCACTGGTCATGAAATCACCGAGTTGCTGTTTGCCTTGCAGGAACAATTCCACACCACGCTGGTATTGGTTACGCACGATGAAACACTGGCGGCGCGTTGCCAAACCCATTACCGCTTGGTGGAAGGGGCGCTGGCATGA
- a CDS encoding ATP-binding protein, producing the protein MTERKRLPIGIQTFREIREDNHYYVDKTGLIQQIVESGKHYFLSRPRRFGKSLLLDTIKELFEGNEPLFQGLAIHDQWDWSVKYPVLRFSFGSGNFRQADYLPQNLMAQLDRLEEQFQYRSGYTTCPERFQSLLLHAHKQTGLPVVVLIDEYDKPILDALEYPDIAKANRDFLRGFYGTIKDFDGHIRFSFLTGVSKFSKVSLFSGLNNLEDITLIPRYSSLCGYTDEDIDTVFAPELPGLDRAEIRAWYNGYNWLGTGVYNPFDILQLFKNHLFRNYWFETGTPTFLVEQLLKRQIPTLTLDSMLSSSDMLSSFEVGNITTEALLFQTGYLTIKQEENLGGQYFYTLGYPNREVYQSLNETLLSALVLDKSKQVVHSNQLYRLLLNNDFAGLKQLFHSFFASIPHQWYNNNEIQHYEGYYASVFYSYFASLGLNVTLEDTSNLGRIDMTLKFNQQVYIFEFKVVELIPQGKALQQIKDRAYADKYRGLNQPIYLIGVEFSKTDRNIVGFEWEQG; encoded by the coding sequence ATGACTGAACGCAAACGCCTTCCCATCGGTATCCAGACCTTCCGTGAAATCCGTGAGGATAACCACTATTACGTGGATAAAACTGGCCTGATCCAGCAAATTGTCGAGAGCGGCAAACATTACTTTCTGTCGCGCCCGCGCCGTTTCGGCAAAAGTCTGTTGCTGGATACCATTAAGGAACTGTTTGAAGGCAACGAGCCGTTGTTTCAGGGGCTGGCTATCCATGATCAGTGGGATTGGTCGGTGAAATACCCGGTGCTGCGCTTCAGTTTTGGCTCGGGGAACTTCCGGCAAGCCGACTATCTGCCGCAAAATCTCATGGCGCAACTGGATCGACTTGAAGAACAATTCCAGTATCGCTCAGGTTACACCACCTGTCCTGAACGCTTTCAGTCACTGCTTCTCCATGCCCACAAACAAACAGGCTTACCCGTCGTGGTGCTAATCGACGAATACGACAAACCCATTCTGGATGCGCTGGAATACCCCGACATTGCCAAAGCCAACCGCGATTTCCTGCGCGGCTTCTACGGTACGATCAAGGATTTTGACGGGCATATCCGCTTCAGCTTCCTGACTGGCGTGAGCAAGTTTTCCAAAGTCAGCCTGTTTTCCGGTTTGAATAATCTGGAAGATATTACCCTGATCCCGCGCTATTCCAGCCTGTGTGGTTACACCGATGAGGATATCGACACCGTATTCGCGCCTGAACTACCGGGGCTGGATCGTGCTGAAATCCGGGCGTGGTACAACGGTTACAACTGGTTGGGGACGGGCGTCTATAACCCGTTTGATATTCTGCAACTGTTTAAAAACCATCTGTTCAGGAATTACTGGTTTGAAACAGGTACACCGACTTTTCTGGTGGAGCAGCTTCTTAAGCGCCAGATACCGACCCTGACACTCGATAGTATGCTCAGTAGCAGCGATATGCTATCCAGTTTTGAAGTGGGTAATATCACCACCGAAGCGTTATTGTTTCAGACCGGCTACCTGACCATTAAACAGGAAGAAAATCTGGGCGGGCAGTATTTTTATACGCTGGGCTATCCCAATCGTGAGGTCTATCAAAGCCTGAACGAAACGTTGCTCTCCGCACTGGTGCTGGACAAATCCAAACAGGTCGTGCATAGCAATCAGTTGTACCGCTTGTTGCTCAACAATGATTTTGCTGGCCTCAAACAATTGTTCCACAGCTTTTTCGCCAGCATTCCACACCAGTGGTACAACAATAACGAGATCCAGCATTACGAAGGCTATTACGCCAGCGTGTTTTATTCCTATTTCGCCTCACTGGGCTTGAATGTCACGCTGGAAGATACCAGCAATTTAGGGCGCATTGACATGACCCTGAAGTTTAACCAGCAAGTGTACATTTTTGAGTTCAAGGTGGTGGAACTGATTCCGCAAGGTAAGGCATTACAGCAAATCAAAGACCGTGCGTATGCTGACAAATACCGGGGGCTAAACCAGCCGATATATTTGATCGGCGTCGAGTTCAGCAAAACTGACCGTAATATTGTGGGCTTTGAGTGGGAACAGGGATAA
- a CDS encoding arylesterase, producing MLRVLYLILCLMGLLPSTTVVMAAETPVTTTPETPTLLVWGDSLSAAYGIAVDKGWVNLLQEKLGDDYKVVNGSISGETSAGGLTRLPEALKTHQPAYVLLELGANDGLRGIDLPTMRSNLEQMVKLAQAAKAKVVLIGIKLPPNYGTTFTDKFDAVYTDLAKEYELPLVPFLLAGVAEDWDLMQADGLHPTAEAEPKVLDNVWAVLEGVLPTK from the coding sequence ATGTTGCGCGTACTTTATTTGATCTTGTGCCTCATGGGCTTGTTACCGTCTACGACTGTGGTGATGGCGGCGGAAACACCCGTTACAACCACGCCCGAAACCCCGACTTTGCTGGTATGGGGCGACAGTTTGAGTGCTGCGTATGGCATCGCTGTGGATAAGGGCTGGGTCAACCTGTTGCAAGAAAAGCTGGGGGATGACTACAAAGTCGTCAACGGCAGCATCAGCGGCGAAACCTCCGCCGGAGGCTTGACCCGTTTGCCCGAAGCCCTGAAAACCCACCAACCTGCTTACGTCCTGCTGGAACTCGGGGCAAATGACGGGCTACGCGGCATCGACCTACCCACCATGCGCAGCAACCTGGAACAAATGGTGAAACTGGCACAAGCAGCCAAGGCCAAAGTCGTGCTGATTGGCATCAAACTGCCGCCGAATTACGGCACAACCTTTACCGACAAATTCGACGCGGTGTATACCGATCTGGCGAAAGAGTACGAATTGCCGCTCGTACCCTTCTTGCTGGCAGGTGTGGCGGAAGACTGGGATTTGATGCAAGCAGACGGCCTGCACCCGACAGCGGAAGCAGAACCCAAGGTGCTCGACAATGTGTGGGCAGTGCTGGAAGGCGTATTGCCCACAAAATAA
- a CDS encoding complex I subunit 5 family protein produces the protein MDELKWLLLSVPLLPWLLVLVKADGLGRWLLPLAAVPALLAAGFASGVTQDLPWVLLGLRWGLTDFVAQVWLGVSAWLWLCAGLYSVASVPPGSRHAWRFRVFFLLAMGGNFLLIVAQDMSSFFLGFAAMGLASYGLVVQQRSVTTSRAGRVYMVWTVLGEVALFAGMMLAMGVTGSHYFSQAAGVALPLEAVVLLTLGFGIKLALPGLHVWLPLAHGAAPPAVSALLSGVMVKAGILGLLRFLPTGAETTVWVAEILIGLGLFGAFYAVLLGLLQQAPKVILAYSTMSQLGLMSAFTGLVLLQTEVNAALVLALLWYMVHHALVKGALFLGVGVFKRNLAGWALGLLAVLALVLAGLPFTSGALAKAEIKAVLPADYEWLGAVLLVSTVATSLLMGRFVLSLQRYREQHRAHGHHEAAAVELLAWGLLLEGVFGWYWWVDMPRGEWVDFLPIILGVLLSVPLWWVARLPRVAAGDVPVWLAKLGYRARQRVQMTRCRVE, from the coding sequence ATGGATGAACTCAAGTGGTTGCTGCTGAGTGTACCGCTGCTGCCGTGGTTGCTGGTATTGGTGAAAGCGGATGGGCTGGGGCGGTGGTTGTTACCGTTGGCGGCAGTGCCTGCCTTGCTGGCGGCAGGCTTCGCGAGTGGTGTGACGCAAGATTTGCCGTGGGTGTTGCTGGGGTTACGCTGGGGGCTGACTGATTTTGTAGCGCAAGTATGGTTGGGTGTAAGCGCTTGGCTGTGGTTGTGCGCGGGTTTGTATAGCGTTGCGAGTGTACCGCCGGGCAGCCGTCATGCTTGGCGTTTTCGAGTGTTTTTCCTGTTGGCGATGGGGGGCAACTTCCTGCTGATTGTGGCACAGGATATGAGCAGTTTTTTCCTTGGGTTTGCAGCGATGGGGTTGGCTTCCTACGGTTTGGTGGTGCAGCAGCGTTCAGTAACAACCTCACGGGCAGGGCGGGTGTATATGGTCTGGACAGTGCTGGGTGAGGTGGCATTGTTCGCGGGGATGATGCTGGCAATGGGCGTTACTGGCAGCCATTACTTCAGCCAAGCCGCTGGGGTAGCATTGCCGTTGGAGGCGGTGGTATTACTGACCTTGGGGTTTGGCATCAAGCTGGCGTTGCCGGGGCTGCATGTATGGTTGCCATTGGCGCATGGGGCTGCTCCGCCCGCAGTGTCGGCGTTGTTGAGTGGGGTGATGGTCAAGGCAGGGATTCTGGGTTTGTTGCGCTTTTTGCCAACAGGGGCAGAAACCACGGTATGGGTGGCTGAAATATTGATAGGGCTGGGGTTGTTTGGGGCGTTTTATGCGGTGCTGCTTGGGTTGCTGCAACAGGCACCAAAGGTGATTTTGGCGTATTCAACCATGAGCCAATTGGGCTTGATGAGTGCCTTTACGGGGTTAGTGCTGCTTCAGACTGAGGTGAATGCCGCGTTGGTGCTGGCGTTGCTGTGGTATATGGTGCATCACGCGCTGGTGAAGGGGGCGTTGTTTCTCGGGGTGGGGGTGTTCAAGCGTAATCTGGCGGGGTGGGCGTTGGGTTTGCTGGCGGTGTTGGCTCTGGTGCTGGCAGGCTTGCCGTTCACCAGTGGAGCGTTGGCAAAGGCGGAGATTAAGGCGGTGTTGCCTGCTGACTATGAGTGGTTGGGGGCTGTGCTGTTGGTGAGTACGGTGGCAACCAGTTTGCTGATGGGACGGTTTGTGTTATCACTCCAGCGTTATCGGGAACAGCACCGGGCGCATGGGCATCATGAGGCAGCGGCAGTGGAGTTGCTGGCTTGGGGGCTGTTGCTGGAGGGAGTGTTTGGCTGGTACTGGTGGGTGGATATGCCGCGTGGTGAATGGGTGGATTTCTTGCCGATCATCTTGGGGGTATTGCTGAGCGTGCCGCTATGGTGGGTGGCAAGGTTGCCGCGTGTGGCAGCGGGGGATGTGCCCGTATGGCTGGCTAAGTTGGGGTATCGGGCGCGGCAGCGTGTACAGATGACACGCTGTCGCGTTGAATAG
- a CDS encoding complex I subunit 5 family protein — protein MSWVEQWLPLLIVLSSFGVGMVIFFLKEESRWLRTTLNLSGALLGLAFVGMMIWGVFHEQTYRVAWELAPGMELVLNADALSVLFVTLSSLLWLVTTVYAIGYLEGAPHRSRFFGFFSWCVSATVGLALAGNLLTFVLFYEFLTLATYPLVAHKGSEAARKAARLYLVYTLGGGVLLLVGTVWLTALAGTLDFTQGGILDALPAVLHPQLEWIFLLLIIGLGVKAALFPLHGWLPRAMVAPAPVSALLHAVAVVKAGAFGIVRVVYDIYGIEFAASLGLLVPLGIAAAFTIVYGSVLALFQNDLKKRLAFSTVSQVSYIALGVSILGPIATMGGIVHLVHQGFMKITLFFAAGNYAETLGVHKVSEMNGIGRRMPLTTLAFTLAALGMIGVPPLAGFISKWYLGWGAVEAGQAFWVLPILIASSLLNAAYFLPILHRAWFVPATEPWPHERVPFRRLETHALLLWPPVITASFALLVGLLASMPFSPLEWVQLIVEREYK, from the coding sequence ATGAGCTGGGTGGAACAATGGTTGCCATTGCTGATTGTCCTCAGTTCGTTTGGGGTGGGGATGGTGATTTTTTTCCTCAAAGAGGAGAGTCGCTGGTTGCGTACCACCTTGAACCTGTCGGGGGCGTTGCTGGGGTTGGCGTTTGTCGGGATGATGATTTGGGGCGTATTCCACGAGCAGACATACCGGGTGGCATGGGAACTCGCGCCGGGCATGGAGCTGGTGCTGAATGCGGATGCTTTGTCGGTGCTGTTTGTCACGCTTTCCTCGCTACTGTGGTTGGTGACAACGGTGTATGCGATTGGCTATCTGGAAGGTGCGCCACACCGTAGCCGCTTCTTTGGATTTTTTAGCTGGTGTGTGTCAGCAACAGTCGGCTTGGCGTTGGCGGGTAATTTGTTGACGTTTGTGTTGTTTTACGAGTTTTTAACCTTGGCGACTTACCCCTTGGTGGCGCACAAAGGCAGTGAGGCAGCGCGTAAAGCGGCACGTTTGTATCTGGTGTATACGCTGGGTGGTGGGGTGTTGCTGCTGGTGGGGACGGTGTGGCTGACCGCGTTGGCGGGGACGCTGGATTTCACGCAGGGCGGTATTCTGGACGCTTTGCCTGCGGTGCTGCATCCGCAACTGGAATGGATTTTTCTGTTGCTGATTATTGGCCTAGGGGTGAAGGCCGCGTTATTTCCCCTGCATGGCTGGTTGCCGAGGGCGATGGTTGCCCCTGCGCCGGTAAGTGCTTTGTTGCACGCGGTGGCGGTGGTCAAGGCGGGCGCATTCGGCATTGTTCGCGTGGTTTACGACATTTACGGGATTGAGTTTGCGGCTTCCTTGGGGCTGCTGGTTCCCTTGGGAATCGCAGCGGCGTTTACCATTGTGTATGGCTCAGTGTTGGCATTATTCCAAAATGATTTGAAAAAGCGGCTGGCATTTTCGACAGTGAGTCAGGTGTCTTACATTGCGCTGGGCGTATCCATCTTGGGGCCGATTGCGACGATGGGTGGCATCGTGCATCTGGTGCATCAGGGGTTTATGAAAATTACCCTGTTTTTTGCCGCCGGGAATTATGCGGAAACACTAGGGGTGCATAAAGTCAGCGAAATGAACGGGATTGGCAGGCGGATGCCGTTGACGACACTGGCGTTTACGCTGGCGGCCTTGGGGATGATTGGTGTGCCGCCGCTGGCAGGGTTCATTTCCAAGTGGTATCTGGGCTGGGGTGCGGTGGAAGCAGGGCAGGCGTTTTGGGTATTGCCGATCCTGATTGCTAGCAGTTTGCTGAATGCGGCGTATTTTTTGCCGATTTTGCATCGGGCGTGGTTTGTGCCTGCCACCGAGCCGTGGCCGCATGAGCGTGTGCCGTTCCGGCGGCTGGAAACTCATGCTTTGTTGTTGTGGCCACCCGTCATAACGGCCTCGTTTGCCTTGTTGGTGGGTTTGCTGGCATCCATGCCGTTTAGCCCGCTGGAATGGGTGCAACTGATTGTGGAGCGGGAGTACAAGTGA